In the genome of Halostella limicola, one region contains:
- a CDS encoding class-III pyridoxal-phosphate-dependent aminotransferase — protein sequence MDRHTAEPQVTEMPGERAREWAAHHRDAAATTTYVYDFVWDVTADAEGPFCTDVDGNVLLDFTSHVAAAPLGYNNPKIMDKLREFDLVDPLKFAGQDFYASGGWPPEDPEFPGPTQLMHRLTDLTDHYDMDTVFLSNSGAEAVENAMKVCYDNRDGAKYAITFDGAFHGRTLGALSLNRSKGKYRRDFPEVSTVHDVPFCGDEDCAPGNCTCGFFPGEADDPSVLRRKLDPSTGHIDPDEVAFLIMEPIQGEGGYRFPSDAFMREVQAVCDEHGIPIVADEIQAGVGRTGEMWGSDHYPIEPDVISSAKGLRVGATIANDDMFPDERGRLSSTWGAGDVVAAMQGVLTLDAIEEHDLMDNAVERGDQLQSRLREADGEVVTDVRGKGLMVAVDFDSEGCRDDVMEAALNRGLLTLGCGHRTLRLLPPLDVTEREIDIGADLLHEAIAAATPAASV from the coding sequence ATGGACCGCCACACCGCGGAGCCCCAGGTCACGGAGATGCCGGGCGAACGAGCCCGAGAGTGGGCAGCACACCATCGCGACGCCGCCGCGACCACGACGTACGTCTACGACTTCGTCTGGGACGTGACGGCCGACGCGGAGGGTCCCTTCTGCACGGACGTCGACGGAAACGTGCTGCTCGACTTCACGAGCCACGTCGCCGCGGCGCCGCTCGGGTACAACAACCCCAAGATCATGGACAAACTGCGAGAGTTCGACCTCGTCGACCCCCTCAAGTTCGCCGGGCAGGACTTCTACGCCAGCGGCGGGTGGCCGCCCGAGGACCCGGAGTTCCCCGGTCCCACCCAGCTGATGCACCGGCTCACCGACCTCACGGACCACTACGACATGGACACCGTGTTCCTCTCGAACTCCGGCGCCGAGGCGGTCGAGAACGCCATGAAGGTCTGCTACGACAACCGGGACGGCGCGAAGTACGCGATCACCTTCGACGGCGCGTTCCACGGCCGCACGCTCGGCGCGCTCTCGCTCAACCGCTCGAAGGGGAAGTACCGGCGCGATTTCCCCGAGGTCTCGACGGTCCACGACGTTCCCTTCTGCGGCGACGAGGACTGCGCGCCGGGTAACTGCACGTGCGGGTTCTTCCCCGGCGAGGCCGACGACCCCTCCGTCCTCCGCCGGAAGCTCGACCCCAGCACCGGCCACATCGACCCCGACGAGGTCGCCTTCCTCATCATGGAGCCGATCCAGGGCGAGGGCGGCTACCGCTTCCCCAGCGACGCGTTCATGCGGGAGGTCCAGGCGGTCTGCGACGAGCACGGCATCCCGATCGTCGCCGACGAGATCCAGGCCGGCGTCGGCCGTACCGGCGAGATGTGGGGGTCGGACCACTACCCGATCGAACCCGACGTCATCTCCAGCGCGAAGGGTCTGCGCGTCGGCGCGACCATCGCGAACGACGACATGTTCCCCGACGAGCGCGGCCGCCTCTCCTCGACGTGGGGCGCGGGCGACGTGGTCGCCGCGATGCAGGGCGTGCTCACGCTCGACGCCATCGAGGAGCACGACCTCATGGACAACGCCGTCGAGCGCGGCGATCAACTGCAATCCCGGCTCCGCGAGGCCGACGGCGAGGTCGTCACGGACGTCCGCGGCAAGGGCCTGATGGTCGCCGTCGACTTCGACAGCGAGGGGTGCCGCGACGACGTGATGGAGGCGGCGCTGAACCGCGGCCTCCTCACGCTCGGGTGCGGTCACCGCACGCTCCGCCTGCTCCCGCCGCTCGACGTGACCGAACGGGAGATCGACATCGGCGCTGACCTGCTTCACGAGGCCATTGCGGCCGCGACGCCGGCGGCGAGCGTCTGA
- a CDS encoding MgtC/SapB family protein — translation MSVLVAQVASDPLQSTVARIVLAGALGLFLGLEREWSHKSAGIRTFSLVGLLGAVFTVLDQPALLVVGGVLVIVQGILLASQGLLTDPEEAGLSLTTSVSMLVAYGVGVLVTAGHVLEGVTVAVLSSQLLVLKRELHRFAGNLSREEMQSATEFAILAFVVYPLLPSGEVTVGYDPVTVAFEPRVVWLMVVTVAAIGIVNYVVVQTYGGRGIAVTGFFGGLASSTAVVGTMLDHVRQTPSAASYAVAAILLADAAMAVRNLAIAVAFTFPDVLVDAVLPLGAVIVGSFAIAAYTADWSESVEMDLEDPFSLRNALGFGAIFALVIVAGAVGQQQFGSAGFYVATFISGLVSSAGGTTSAVVLYRGGTVDQTTAVFGILLATASSIMVKAFLTLMGPSRSFAYRVALWSAVLLVGAGAVSLVAVL, via the coding sequence GTGTCGGTACTCGTCGCTCAGGTCGCGTCCGATCCGCTACAGAGCACCGTCGCTCGTATCGTGCTCGCCGGAGCGCTCGGGCTGTTCCTCGGTCTCGAACGGGAGTGGTCGCACAAGTCGGCCGGTATCCGGACGTTCTCGCTAGTCGGCCTGCTCGGCGCGGTGTTCACCGTGCTCGACCAACCGGCGCTGCTCGTGGTCGGCGGCGTCCTCGTCATCGTCCAGGGGATACTGCTCGCCTCGCAGGGGCTGCTCACCGACCCCGAGGAGGCGGGCCTCTCGCTGACAACGTCCGTCTCGATGCTCGTCGCCTACGGCGTCGGCGTGCTGGTCACCGCGGGCCACGTTCTGGAGGGCGTCACCGTCGCCGTCCTCTCCTCGCAACTGCTCGTGTTGAAGCGGGAGCTCCACCGCTTCGCGGGGAACCTCTCCCGCGAGGAGATGCAGTCCGCGACGGAGTTCGCCATCCTCGCGTTCGTCGTCTACCCGCTGCTCCCGTCCGGCGAGGTGACGGTGGGCTACGACCCCGTCACGGTGGCGTTCGAACCGCGCGTGGTGTGGCTGATGGTCGTCACCGTCGCCGCCATCGGCATCGTCAACTACGTCGTGGTGCAGACGTACGGCGGCCGCGGCATCGCCGTCACCGGCTTCTTCGGCGGCCTCGCCTCGTCGACGGCCGTCGTCGGGACGATGCTCGACCACGTGCGACAGACGCCGAGCGCCGCCTCGTACGCGGTGGCCGCCATCCTGCTCGCCGACGCGGCGATGGCGGTTCGCAACCTCGCCATCGCCGTCGCGTTCACCTTCCCCGACGTGCTCGTCGACGCGGTGTTGCCGCTCGGGGCCGTGATCGTCGGCAGCTTCGCCATCGCGGCGTACACCGCCGACTGGTCCGAGTCGGTCGAGATGGACCTGGAGGACCCGTTCTCCCTGCGGAACGCGCTCGGGTTCGGCGCGATCTTCGCGCTCGTCATCGTCGCCGGCGCCGTCGGCCAGCAGCAGTTCGGCTCGGCGGGGTTCTACGTCGCGACGTTCATCTCCGGGCTGGTCTCCAGTGCGGGCGGCACGACCTCTGCCGTCGTGCTCTACCGCGGCGGCACGGTCGACCAGACGACGGCCGTGTTCGGCATCCTGCTCGCCACCGCGTCGTCGATCATGGTCAAGGCGTTCCTCACGCTGATGGGCCCGAGCCGGTCGTTCGCCTACCGCGTCGCGCTCTGGAGCGCCGTGTTGCTCGTCGGCGCCGGGGCCGTCTCGCTCGTCGCGGTGCTGTAA
- a CDS encoding zinc ribbon domain-containing protein: MEGTDLIVLGLVVAILPFALSLFLAAGPLLWIGLGGALVVAGILTEVASETDGADRVTPTNCPGCGSPNDPDADACGHCGRSLDA; the protein is encoded by the coding sequence ATGGAAGGCACCGACCTGATCGTTCTGGGCCTCGTCGTCGCCATCCTCCCGTTCGCCCTGTCGCTGTTTCTCGCGGCCGGCCCGCTCCTCTGGATCGGCCTGGGCGGCGCGCTCGTCGTCGCGGGCATCCTGACGGAAGTAGCCAGCGAGACGGACGGCGCGGACCGAGTCACCCCGACGAACTGCCCCGGGTGCGGCAGTCCGAACGACCCGGACGCGGACGCCTGCGGCCACTGCGGGCGCTCGCTCGACGCGTAG
- a CDS encoding DNA-methyltransferase: METTHEVHVGDARSMAELADDSVELVVTSPPYPMIEMWDETFASLDPAVGEALDAADGDRAFDLMHDLLDEVWAEVARVLVPGGIACVNVGDATRSIGDSFQQFPNHVQVTETFRDLGFQALPDVLWRKPTNKASKFMGSGMLPPNAYVTLEHEYVLVFRNGGSRRFEPNATRRYESAYFWEERNEWFSDVWTDVRGRTQELDDAVDPELRERSGAYPLAIPYRLVNMYSVRGDTVLDPFWGTGTTTAAAMASARNSVGYELSPSFVEAFDDYVDDVPALSNAINERRLADHREFVAEVRADGDSLGYEAEHYDAPVRTKQEREIRLYSAADVRQTETGYAATHEPF, encoded by the coding sequence GTGGAGACAACACACGAGGTGCACGTCGGCGACGCCCGCTCGATGGCGGAGCTTGCGGACGACAGCGTCGAACTGGTGGTGACCTCGCCCCCGTACCCGATGATCGAGATGTGGGACGAGACGTTCGCCAGCCTCGACCCGGCCGTGGGCGAGGCGCTTGACGCGGCCGACGGCGACCGGGCGTTCGACCTGATGCACGACCTGCTGGATGAGGTGTGGGCGGAGGTCGCCCGCGTGCTCGTCCCGGGCGGCATCGCCTGCGTCAACGTCGGCGACGCCACCCGCTCTATCGGCGACAGCTTCCAGCAGTTCCCGAACCACGTGCAGGTCACGGAGACGTTCCGCGATCTGGGCTTTCAGGCGCTCCCGGACGTGCTCTGGCGCAAGCCGACGAACAAGGCGAGCAAGTTCATGGGCTCCGGCATGCTGCCGCCGAACGCCTACGTCACCCTGGAGCACGAGTACGTCCTCGTGTTCCGCAACGGCGGCTCCCGGCGGTTCGAGCCGAACGCGACGCGGCGCTACGAAAGCGCCTACTTCTGGGAGGAGCGCAACGAGTGGTTCTCCGACGTGTGGACCGACGTGCGCGGCCGGACGCAGGAGCTCGACGACGCGGTCGATCCGGAACTGCGCGAGCGCTCCGGCGCCTACCCGCTCGCCATCCCGTACCGCCTCGTCAACATGTACTCCGTGCGCGGCGACACCGTGCTCGATCCCTTCTGGGGCACGGGCACGACGACCGCGGCGGCGATGGCGAGCGCGCGGAACTCCGTCGGCTACGAGCTCTCGCCGTCGTTCGTCGAGGCGTTCGACGACTACGTCGACGACGTCCCCGCGCTCTCGAACGCGATCAACGAGCGCCGCCTCGCCGACCACCGCGAGTTCGTCGCGGAGGTCCGGGCGGACGGCGACTCGCTGGGCTACGAGGCCGAGCACTACGACGCGCCGGTACGGACGAAACAGGAGCGGGAGATCCGGCTGTACTCCGCCGCGGACGTCCGGCAGACGGAGACGGGGTACGCGGCGACGCACGAACCGTTCTGA
- a CDS encoding sigma factor-like helix-turn-helix DNA-binding protein, giving the protein MSDSIDPGRGGERSAASPGPRAVIHKKILEAAEARPDASYDELADAVSGASADLVERVIDEYGDPADEDGQADEDGDPTAEGGQDDANDHQNGSAEPPTDTDETMSTTDAHTTDDAHPDLEQLTDRQERVFRAVYDRPDATQEEIAAQFDVSAATISQRVNAIDGFDWSRRRAFVESLFENGTDAPPEGGSASRSAAESESIEARPGTEAGTEADSDPASPGSERESAGSETAAADPEPHSDDSETAPAGSEAQPRDPEPASVDPETHPNGDTSADADAIADLSAQVDDLAERVAALEGRIAERSPPEGAFSDPDLVSKMVHACMESERVTEEEELRILRGVMTTAEPTDS; this is encoded by the coding sequence ATGAGCGACTCGATCGACCCCGGACGAGGCGGAGAGCGGTCGGCGGCGTCCCCCGGGCCCCGGGCGGTGATCCACAAGAAGATCCTGGAGGCCGCCGAGGCGCGACCGGACGCGTCGTACGACGAGCTCGCGGACGCCGTCAGCGGGGCGTCCGCCGACCTCGTCGAGCGGGTCATCGACGAGTACGGCGACCCAGCGGACGAGGACGGGCAGGCGGACGAGGACGGCGACCCGACGGCCGAGGGCGGACAGGACGACGCGAACGACCACCAGAACGGCTCGGCGGAGCCGCCGACGGACACCGACGAAACCATGAGCACGACAGACGCCCACACCACCGACGACGCCCACCCGGACCTCGAACAGCTGACCGACCGACAGGAGCGCGTCTTTCGCGCGGTCTACGACCGGCCGGACGCGACCCAGGAGGAGATCGCGGCGCAGTTCGACGTCAGCGCCGCGACGATCAGTCAGCGAGTCAACGCCATCGACGGGTTCGACTGGTCGCGCCGGCGGGCGTTCGTGGAGTCGCTGTTCGAAAACGGCACCGACGCGCCGCCCGAGGGCGGTTCGGCGTCCCGGTCCGCGGCCGAGTCGGAGTCCATTGAGGCCCGGCCGGGGACCGAGGCAGGGACGGAAGCCGACTCCGACCCGGCGTCGCCCGGTTCCGAACGAGAGTCAGCCGGTTCCGAAACCGCAGCCGCTGATCCCGAACCGCACTCGGACGACTCCGAAACCGCACCCGCCGGTTCCGAAGCGCAGCCCCGAGATCCCGAACCAGCGTCCGTCGATCCCGAAACGCACCCGAACGGCGACACCTCCGCGGACGCGGACGCTATCGCGGATCTGTCCGCACAGGTCGACGACCTCGCCGAGCGGGTCGCCGCGCTAGAAGGGCGGATAGCGGAGCGGTCGCCACCCGAGGGAGCCTTCTCCGACCCGGACCTGGTGAGCAAGATGGTGCACGCGTGCATGGAGTCCGAGCGCGTCACCGAGGAGGAGGAACTCCGGATACTCCGCGGCGTCATGACGACGGCGGAACCGACCGACTCCTGA
- a CDS encoding YIP1 family protein, with product MTQWIENPTGGRDRGPRALVRAWAEVLTRPKRFFRTAVAPGDQAPGLVFAMAVVLVEELLRYALVADPYPVVAGQRALSAVLWLGVAVVLVAPAALHLTAALETVLLMPFVPDRAGISQTVQTIAYSAAPCVFAGVPIPEVRALCGFYAATLLVVGIATVHDASTDRAALASLVPAALVFGVGFRTFDAVETLLRQWYII from the coding sequence GTGACCCAGTGGATCGAGAACCCGACGGGCGGCCGGGACCGCGGCCCCCGGGCGCTCGTCCGCGCCTGGGCGGAGGTGCTGACGCGCCCGAAGCGGTTCTTCCGGACCGCCGTCGCGCCGGGGGATCAGGCTCCCGGACTCGTGTTCGCGATGGCCGTCGTACTGGTCGAGGAGTTGCTTCGATACGCGCTGGTCGCGGACCCCTACCCCGTCGTCGCCGGCCAGCGGGCGCTGTCGGCGGTGCTGTGGCTCGGCGTCGCCGTGGTCCTCGTCGCCCCGGCGGCGCTCCACCTGACCGCGGCGCTGGAGACGGTACTGCTGATGCCGTTCGTCCCGGACCGGGCCGGGATCAGCCAGACGGTACAGACCATCGCCTACAGCGCCGCACCCTGCGTCTTCGCGGGCGTCCCGATCCCCGAGGTGCGGGCGCTCTGTGGCTTCTACGCCGCCACGCTGCTGGTCGTCGGGATCGCCACGGTCCACGACGCGAGCACCGACCGGGCGGCGCTCGCGAGCCTGGTTCCGGCCGCGCTCGTCTTCGGCGTCGGGTTCCGTACGTTCGACGCCGTCGAGACGCTGCTCAGGCAGTGGTACATCATCTAG
- a CDS encoding ABC transporter permease, protein MAPKLETDDLTRVVDGERIVDGVDLRIREGEVVAVIGSSGAGKSSFLHLLNRLDEPTAAAWISREHGDAIPGAFSASAAGYRRVRLAQRLRCPDTGLDRIKSLGIVTIPGLIIAGENPVYAAQYQFAIMLLLFAAGGLTSAASMLLVRRRVFTDAKQLDDAVLDAIDA, encoded by the coding sequence ATGGCGCCGAAACTCGAAACCGACGACCTCACCAGAGTCGTCGACGGCGAGCGCATCGTCGACGGCGTGGACCTCCGGATCCGCGAGGGGGAGGTGGTGGCCGTCATCGGCTCGTCGGGAGCGGGCAAGTCGTCGTTTCTCCACCTGCTCAACCGCCTCGACGAGCCGACCGCGGCGGCGTGGATCTCCCGCGAGCACGGCGACGCGATCCCGGGGGCGTTCAGCGCCTCCGCCGCGGGCTATCGGCGAGTACGTCTCGCCCAGCGTCTACGCTGCCCTGATACCGGGCTCGACCGGATCAAGAGCCTCGGCATCGTGACGATCCCGGGGCTGATCATCGCGGGGGAGAACCCGGTGTACGCGGCCCAGTACCAGTTCGCGATCATGCTGCTGCTGTTCGCCGCCGGCGGCCTGACCAGCGCGGCCAGCATGCTGCTGGTGCGGCGCCGCGTGTTCACCGACGCGAAGCAACTCGACGACGCGGTCCTCGACGCCATCGACGCGTGA
- a CDS encoding amphi-Trp domain-containing protein, with protein MAEEVLFESEGKRSRSDVAAMLRGVADKLEAGEPVTVSEGDRSITVDPPSSPTFEVKAERETGSGPDEMSIEFELEWDENESGGDGSDGDLRIE; from the coding sequence ATGGCAGAGGAAGTACTCTTCGAATCCGAGGGGAAGCGTAGCCGATCGGACGTGGCGGCGATGCTCCGTGGCGTCGCGGACAAACTGGAAGCGGGCGAGCCGGTGACGGTCTCCGAGGGCGACCGCTCGATCACGGTCGACCCGCCGTCCTCGCCGACGTTCGAGGTCAAAGCCGAGCGGGAGACGGGGTCCGGCCCCGACGAGATGAGCATCGAGTTCGAACTGGAGTGGGACGAGAACGAGAGCGGCGGCGACGGCTCCGACGGCGACTTACGCATCGAGTGA
- a CDS encoding DUF7528 family protein: MSVATDGDAVVLDAGGVSRELTREQARELRAALGDALTERREFVRTVGTRRDDGAYVVERRGADSAGHRKVFDGFAECRRLYDRLPDEFTADDVRHAGVTGGRRHMLVWHFAEHDAFDCALVSRQPLTARKGGE; encoded by the coding sequence GTGTCGGTCGCGACGGACGGCGACGCGGTCGTGCTCGACGCCGGCGGCGTCAGCCGCGAACTGACCAGGGAGCAGGCCAGAGAGTTGCGCGCGGCGCTCGGGGACGCGCTCACGGAGCGCCGCGAGTTCGTCCGCACGGTCGGTACCCGCCGGGACGACGGCGCGTACGTCGTCGAACGGCGGGGCGCGGACTCCGCGGGCCACCGGAAGGTGTTCGACGGCTTCGCGGAGTGTCGCCGCCTGTACGACCGGCTTCCCGACGAGTTCACGGCCGACGACGTGCGCCACGCGGGCGTGACGGGCGGCCGGCGACACATGCTCGTCTGGCACTTCGCAGAGCACGACGCCTTCGACTGCGCGCTCGTCTCGCGACAGCCGCTCACAGCGAGAAAGGGAGGGGAGTAG
- a CDS encoding DUF7117 family protein has translation MEIRGERECQNCGTRWSYYDTGSVTCPDCGSMHSVGVDEERTLHTAAPVDLDLTEARERVDADPLHRVATAAKETCREYVRSRGFVHAGDLQDLDDTYLAANELLHAADLFGRSFQPTDEEEYYFLELLRSADRGERPDPVDVPDSMREARGLGVADAVKEYRSELRRWYDGEDPAAEDALEGVREHQKRLRALGGDVEPSTADALAAAIRDLARYLRDDDELALTNARDRLDRLAE, from the coding sequence ATGGAGATCCGCGGCGAGCGCGAGTGTCAGAACTGCGGGACGCGGTGGTCGTACTACGACACCGGGAGCGTCACCTGTCCCGACTGCGGGAGCATGCATAGCGTCGGCGTCGACGAGGAGCGCACCCTCCACACCGCGGCCCCCGTCGACCTCGACCTGACCGAGGCGCGCGAGCGGGTGGACGCGGACCCGCTTCACCGGGTCGCGACGGCGGCGAAGGAGACGTGCCGGGAGTACGTGCGCAGCCGGGGGTTCGTCCACGCCGGCGACCTCCAGGACCTCGACGACACGTACCTGGCGGCGAACGAACTCCTGCACGCGGCCGACCTGTTCGGGCGGTCGTTCCAGCCGACCGACGAGGAGGAGTACTACTTCCTCGAACTGCTCCGCAGCGCGGACCGGGGCGAACGGCCGGACCCGGTCGACGTGCCCGACTCGATGCGCGAGGCGCGCGGGCTCGGCGTCGCCGACGCCGTGAAGGAGTACCGGAGCGAGCTCCGCCGGTGGTACGACGGCGAGGACCCGGCGGCGGAGGACGCGCTGGAGGGCGTTCGCGAGCACCAGAAGCGCCTGCGCGCCCTCGGCGGTGACGTCGAACCGAGCACGGCGGACGCGCTCGCGGCCGCGATTCGGGACCTCGCGCGGTACCTGCGGGACGACGACGAACTGGCCCTGACGAACGCGCGGGACCGGCTCGACCGGCTGGCGGAGTGA
- a CDS encoding HhH-GPD family protein produces MSEADESPLSADVDAVRDALIEWYEADHRDFPWRRTENPYEILVSEVMSQQTQLSRVETAWAEFLERWPTAADLAAADRADVVGFWTDHSLGYNNRARYLHEAADQVTEAFGGEFPQTPEELQELQGVGPYTANAVASFAFDNGDAVVDTNVKRVLYRAFDVPDDDGEFERVARELMPAGESRVWNNAVMELGGVACEKTPACDAAGCPWRDWCAAYETGDFTAPDVPTQPSFEGSRRQFRGKVVSLLGEYDELALDELGPRVRVDYNPDGEGEATREWLRDLVRDLEDDGLVEFDAERGVARLRR; encoded by the coding sequence ATGAGCGAGGCCGACGAGTCCCCGTTGTCCGCGGACGTCGACGCCGTCCGGGACGCCCTGATCGAGTGGTACGAGGCCGACCATCGGGACTTCCCCTGGCGGCGGACCGAGAACCCCTACGAGATCCTCGTCTCAGAGGTGATGAGCCAGCAGACCCAGCTGAGCCGCGTCGAGACGGCGTGGGCGGAGTTCCTGGAGCGCTGGCCGACCGCGGCCGACCTCGCGGCGGCCGACCGCGCGGACGTGGTCGGGTTCTGGACCGACCACAGCCTCGGGTACAACAACCGGGCGCGCTACCTCCACGAGGCGGCCGACCAGGTGACGGAGGCGTTCGGCGGCGAGTTCCCGCAGACGCCCGAGGAGCTACAGGAGCTGCAGGGCGTCGGGCCGTACACCGCCAACGCCGTCGCGAGCTTCGCGTTCGACAACGGCGACGCCGTCGTCGACACCAACGTCAAGCGGGTGCTGTACCGCGCGTTCGACGTGCCGGACGACGACGGCGAGTTCGAGCGCGTCGCGCGGGAGCTGATGCCGGCCGGCGAGTCCCGGGTGTGGAACAACGCCGTCATGGAGCTCGGCGGCGTCGCCTGCGAGAAGACGCCCGCCTGCGACGCGGCGGGGTGTCCGTGGCGCGACTGGTGTGCGGCCTACGAGACGGGGGATTTCACCGCGCCGGACGTGCCGACCCAGCCCTCGTTCGAGGGGAGCCGCCGGCAGTTCCGCGGGAAAGTCGTCTCCCTGCTCGGCGAGTACGACGAACTCGCGCTGGACGAGCTGGGGCCGCGCGTCCGCGTGGACTACAACCCAGACGGCGAGGGCGAGGCCACGCGGGAGTGGCTCCGCGACCTCGTCCGCGATCTGGAGGACGACGGCCTCGTCGAGTTCGACGCGGAGCGCGGTGTCGCGCGGCTGCGGCGGTGA
- a CDS encoding NADPH-dependent FMN reductase — MSEDVRVVGIAGSLREASASRRALDSALDAADRAGGTTELLDLREYDLPMLDPDEADPEDAKRLKASVREADSILLASPMYHGSYSSPLKTALDYCGFDEFENKTVGLLAVAGGSFPITALEHLRSVCRALDAWVIPHQAAVPKSHSAFSDGAFVDDGVEERVRELGEQAVQYANIEPDPESFESEENVGAVNR, encoded by the coding sequence ATGTCCGAAGACGTACGCGTCGTCGGTATCGCCGGGAGCCTCCGCGAGGCGAGCGCGTCGCGCAGGGCGCTCGACAGCGCGCTGGACGCGGCCGACCGCGCCGGCGGGACGACGGAACTGCTCGACCTCCGGGAGTACGACCTACCGATGCTCGATCCGGACGAGGCCGACCCCGAGGACGCGAAGCGGCTGAAGGCGTCGGTGCGAGAGGCCGACTCCATCCTGCTTGCGAGCCCGATGTACCACGGCTCGTACTCGTCGCCGCTGAAGACGGCGCTCGACTACTGCGGGTTCGACGAGTTCGAGAACAAGACCGTCGGCCTGCTCGCGGTGGCGGGCGGGAGCTTCCCCATCACCGCGCTGGAGCACCTCCGGTCGGTCTGTCGCGCGCTCGACGCCTGGGTCATCCCCCATCAGGCCGCGGTGCCGAAGTCCCACAGCGCGTTCAGCGACGGCGCGTTCGTCGACGACGGGGTCGAGGAGCGTGTCCGCGAACTCGGGGAGCAGGCGGTGCAGTACGCGAACATCGAACCGGACCCCGAGTCGTTCGAGAGCGAGGAGAACGTCGGCGCGGTGAACCGGTAG
- a CDS encoding PadR family transcriptional regulator, protein MYDLTGFQRDLLFVIAGEEEPHGLAIKEELEAYYEKEIHHGRLYPNLDTLVDKGLVEKGQRDRRTNFYTLTRRGRREIEARRDWESQYVDV, encoded by the coding sequence ATGTACGACCTGACAGGATTCCAGCGAGACCTGTTGTTCGTCATCGCGGGGGAGGAGGAACCACACGGGCTCGCGATCAAAGAAGAACTCGAAGCGTACTACGAGAAGGAGATACACCACGGGCGCCTGTACCCGAACCTCGACACGCTCGTCGACAAGGGGCTCGTCGAGAAGGGACAGCGTGACCGGCGCACCAACTTCTACACGCTCACCCGCCGCGGGCGGCGCGAGATAGAGGCGCGTCGCGACTGGGAGAGCCAGTACGTCGACGTATAG
- a CDS encoding GNAT family N-acetyltransferase, translating into MRTLDRLSFETEESKEIYQFVERHGTAARHRVREMVSLPAEEFREELERLTDSGYVAEEGGTLRIAVDAGTAEQYATDDVTYAIRPAHGEDFEPLVDAIRDVTETSDYVVAETVAEQLLYEDTVTRHNTVESRVFFVAVDGGDVIGWTHLDLPQLEKLDNVAQLTVGVREAYRGMGIGSHLLERAAEWARANGYRKVYNSVPAVNDEAMAFLEAHDWHTEGIRRNHYTLDGDLVDEVMMAREL; encoded by the coding sequence ATGCGGACCCTCGACCGCCTCTCGTTCGAGACGGAGGAAAGCAAGGAGATCTACCAGTTCGTGGAGCGTCACGGCACCGCGGCCCGACACCGAGTGCGGGAGATGGTCTCGCTCCCGGCCGAGGAGTTCCGCGAGGAACTGGAGCGGCTCACCGACAGCGGGTACGTCGCGGAGGAGGGCGGGACGCTCCGGATCGCGGTCGACGCGGGGACCGCCGAGCAGTACGCGACCGACGACGTCACGTACGCGATCCGCCCCGCGCACGGCGAGGACTTCGAGCCGCTCGTGGACGCCATCCGCGACGTGACGGAGACGTCCGACTACGTCGTGGCGGAGACCGTCGCCGAACAGCTCCTCTACGAGGACACCGTGACCCGGCACAACACCGTCGAGTCCCGCGTGTTCTTCGTCGCGGTCGACGGCGGCGACGTGATCGGCTGGACGCACCTCGACCTCCCCCAGCTCGAGAAACTCGACAACGTCGCGCAGCTGACCGTCGGCGTGCGCGAGGCGTATCGGGGGATGGGCATCGGCAGCCATCTCCTCGAGCGTGCCGCCGAGTGGGCGAGGGCCAACGGCTACCGCAAGGTGTACAACAGCGTGCCGGCCGTCAACGACGAGGCGATGGCGTTTCTGGAGGCCCACGACTGGCACACCGAGGGGATCCGCCGGAACCACTACACGCTTGACGGCGACCTCGTCGACGAGGTGATGATGGCCCGCGAGCTCTGA